From the Verrucomicrobiia bacterium genome, one window contains:
- a CDS encoding prepilin-type N-terminal cleavage/methylation domain-containing protein, with the protein MHYFHSQTRTVGGGTGRWRWGFTLIELLVVIAIIAILASMLLPALAKAKAKGQAIHCINSLKQMGIAMLLYSDENDGYIPRGNGYPWFLAYLPYMPQGVTDQDYRAVRIYRCAGYPNTDSRRRQIITYVINAWKFAGPHDRTGSEQVGPSKITAFEIPSDTIHLTDNENGNWRPIITGYRDAITDLNDVWAPGHLPYREGPGPLRLSGERRVAAQRHSQGANAVFLDGHARYLKAQAIVTDLWREVRTAR; encoded by the coding sequence ATGCACTATTTCCATTCTCAGACCCGGACCGTGGGGGGCGGCACCGGGCGTTGGCGTTGGGGGTTCACCCTGATCGAACTGCTGGTGGTCATCGCCATCATCGCGATTCTGGCGAGCATGCTGCTGCCCGCCCTGGCAAAGGCCAAGGCGAAGGGGCAGGCGATCCACTGCATCAACAGCCTGAAGCAGATGGGCATCGCGATGCTCCTCTATTCGGATGAAAACGACGGGTACATCCCGCGGGGGAACGGATATCCGTGGTTCCTGGCCTACCTGCCATACATGCCCCAGGGGGTGACCGACCAGGATTACCGGGCGGTGCGCATTTACCGGTGCGCGGGGTATCCCAACACCGATTCCCGGAGGCGGCAGATCATCACGTACGTGATCAATGCCTGGAAGTTCGCTGGACCGCACGATCGGACGGGGTCGGAGCAGGTGGGTCCGTCGAAGATCACGGCCTTCGAGATTCCAAGCGATACGATTCACCTGACGGACAACGAGAACGGGAACTGGCGCCCGATCATCACCGGCTACCGGGACGCCATCACCGACCTCAACGACGTCTGGGCGCCCGGTCATTTGCCTTACCGCGAGGGGCCTGGACCCCTACGGCTGAGCGGGGAGCGACGGGTGGCGGCGCAGCGGCACAGTCAGGGGGCCAATGCGGTTTTTCTCGATGGACATGCCAGGTATCTGAAGGCGCAGGCGATCGTGACGGACCTCTGGCGGGAGGTGCGTACAGCGCGGTAG